Within the Cyanobium sp. ATX 6F1 genome, the region CTGGGGATCACGCTGTTTTCAGCTGTGGCGGCAGTGATGGTGGGTCAGGTGCTCTGAGCCAAGGGGTCCGCCTGCCTGCCCTGATGGAGGCCTCGTTCTTGCGAGCGAGCAGATTTTCCCTGGCTCCTCCTGCCTGACGGGAGTAAAAGCTGCCCTCAGCTGAGCTCAACCCCGCTCTTACTCAAGACCGCTGAATCACCAACAGGGCTGCCACTTGCCTCGCCGCCTGCACCGTCTGGCCTTTCCCTGCGCCGGGTGGTGCCAACCTTGGCGGATGTCAGCAGGTCAGCCTTGAGCGCGGAGCAGCACAGGGCCCTGACCCCAGATCAGCTGCGGGCGCTGATGCCCGCCCTGGCGAACAAGACCTACTTCAACTACGGCGGCCAGGGCCCCTTGCCCACCCCCTCGCTTGAGGCGATCAACGAGGCCTTCGCCACCATTCAGGAGCTGGGGCCGTTCACCAGCGCGGTCTGGCCCTGGCTGGAGACGCTCACCTCCAGGCTGCGCCGCACCCTCTCGGCCGCCTGCGGCGTGCACCCCCACCGCCTGGCGCTCACGGAAAACGTCAGCAGTGGCTGCGTGCTGCCCCTCTGGGGCCTGCCCTGGGAGCCAGGCGATCAGATCCTGATCAGCGACTGCGAGCACCACGGGGTGGTGGCCGCCTGCGCTGAGCTGGCCCGGCGCCAGGGGCTCCAGCTGGGGAGCTTTGGCGTCAAGGCGCTGGTGGGGGCCGAGGGGGCCAGTGCTCCGGCAGCGGCCCTGGAGGCCCTGGAACGCTCCCTCACCCCCAACACTCGCCTGGTGGTGCTCTCCCACCTACTCTGGAACACGGGCGTCGAAATGCCGATGGCGGCGGTGGCCGAGCGCCTGGCCGCCCACCCCAGGCGCCCCTGGCTGCTGGTGGATGCGGCCCAGTCCTTCGGCAGCCTGGCGATCGGCCCGGCCGCCAATGCCGCCGACATCTACGCCTTCACCGGCCACAAGTGGGCCTGCGGACCCGAGGGGCTCGGGGGCGTCGCCCTCTCCGAACGCGTGCTGGAGCAGGCCCAGCCCACCCTGATCGGCTGGCGCAACCTGCGCCAGGAAACCGACGAGCACAGCGGCTGGCACCGCGATGGCCGCCGCTTCGAGGTGGCCACCTCCTGTGTGCCTCTGTTCGCCGGTCTGCTGCGCTCCCTGGAGCTGCTGGAGCAGGTGGGCCCGGTGGCGCAGCGCCTGGAACTGATCACCGAGCGCAGCGGCCGCCTCTGGCGGGGGTTAAACGATCTGCCGGGTGTGGAGCCCGTGCTGGCCATCCCTCCCACAGCAGGGCTGGTGAGTTTCCGCCTGCGGGGCGATGACCCCGCCGCTGTGGTCAAGACCCTGGGGGAGCGGGGGCTGTGGATCCGCAGCCTCGATCAGCCCGCCTGCCTGCGGGCCTGCACCCATGTCACCACCACCGAAGCGGAAGTGGATCAGCTGCTGGAGGCCCTCGCCAGTCTCTGAGCGGCCTGCAATGGATCAGCGCCGGCTGGGTCATGAAACAACCTGTGGCGATCGCGGCTGATTCTGGAGGCTTTGCTTAGATTTTTTCCAGGTGCTTCAGGACTTCCCTTGACACCCCGCTGGAGTGAATCGATGCCAACGTTTTTCAGGTCGTCGCGCCATCCACTCAGGTTGACCCTGGCCGCCGGGGTTCTGGCCCTGATCTGCGTGGCTCCGGTCGTTGCCGGCACAGACCTCGCTGCCGGCCCCGCTGGCGGCCCCGGTGCGGGCACGCAGGCCGCGGGCAGCGAGAAGCAGTCCCCCTATGCCGCCGCCACCGATGACGCCGGCAGCGATGCACCCGTTCCCCTGGCAGGTCCGATCGGTGGCACCAAAGCCCCAGGGAGCAAGAAGTCGTCGCCCTACGCCGCCGCCAAAGACTCGCCCCTGCTGGGCTCCCCTACCCTTGGGCGCCTCTGGGGCCTGCTGTTGCCCTTGGTGTTAGCTGCTGGCAGTTATGTCTTCCTGCGCTCGAAGGAAGGGAATGAGTTGGCCTGAGCAGCCAACATCTTCTTCCCCATACGGTGAGAAGAGCCCGCGGCCGTTTCAGTCGCCGCGGCCCTCCAGCAGGTTCCGATGCACCCAACCGGCCAGCAGGGCGCCCACGATCGGCGCCAGCCAGAACAGCCACAGCTGACCCACCGCATCACCGCCCACCCACAGGGCCACGCCGGTGCTGCGGGCGGGATTCACTGAGGTGTTGGTGATCGGGATGCTGATCAGGTGAATCAGCACGAGCGAAAGGCCGATCGGCACACCCGCCAGGTCTTTGATGGCGTCTTTGTGAGTGGTGCCGAGGATCACCAGCAGGAAGATGAACGTCAGCACCACCTCGATGATCAAGGCAGGCAGCAGCCCATAGCCCCCAGGCGAATGGGCCCCGAAGCCGTTGGTGGCCAGGGGGTTGCTGCCCGTGAGCTGGAAGCCGGCGCGGCCGCTGGCGATGGCGAACAGCAGCCCACCGGCGATCACTCCGCCGAGCACCTGGGCGACGATGTAGGTGAGCAGGTGGGAGCCCGGAAAACGACCGCTGGCCCAGAGACCGAAGCTCACGGCCGGGTTGATGTGGCAGCCCGAGACATGGCCGATCGTGTAGGCCATCGTCAGCAGGGTGAGTCCGAAGGCCAGTGACACGCCCAGGAAGCCGAGGCCCAGGGGGTTGTTGTCGGCCTGGGCGTAGGGGAACACCGCCGCCAGCACGGCACTGCCGCAGCCGCCGAACACAAGCCAGAAGGTGCCGATCAGTTCGGCCAGGAACTTTCTCGAGAGGGGGACAGCAGCAGCCATGGACGCAGAAAAAAGATCGCTTCAACGCTGCAAAGTTACGTGCAGACGCGCTGGCCTCCCTGTGGCACCGGCCAGGGTGTGGATCGGAAGACAGAGTTCAAGCCGGGGCGCTGGCGGCACGGCTGCGCAACGCCATCTCCGCCTGTTCGCGGTCGTCGAAGTGAATGCGGGTGGTGCCGAGAATCTGATAGTCCTCGTGGCCCTTGCCGGCGATCAACACCAGATCGTTGGCGTTGGCCTGGGCCACGGTGGTAGCAATCGCCGTCGCCCGGTCCCCCTCCACCAGCAGATCGGTGCCGGCCGGGATGCCCGCCACCACATCGTCGAGGATCCGCTGGGGGTCCTCGGTGCGCGGGTTGTCGGAGGTGACGACCACCCGATCCGCCAGGGCGGCGGCGATCGCGCCCATCTGGGGCCGCTTGCCGCGGTCGCGGTCGCCGCCGCAGCCGAACACACAGATCAAGCGCCCGGCGGCAAACGGCCGAGCGGCCTTGAGGGCGTTCTCCAGGCCATCGGGGGTGTGGGCGTAGTCCACCAGCACGGTGGGCGCCGCCGCCGTCGTGCCGGAACCAGTTGAGCCGGGTCCAGTGGCGTCGTGCCTGGTGCTCACCCGCTCCATGCGCCCAGGCACGCCGCCGAAGCGGCCGATGGCCGCCAACAGCGTCTCCAGGGGCAGACCCTGCTGCAGCAGCGCTCCCACCGCCTGGAGCAGGTTCATCAGGTTGAAACGCCCGAGCAGCGGTGAGTCGAAGCGCCCCTGACCGAGTGGAGTGATCAACAAGCCGCTCACACCACTGGAGCCGAAGGCAAGATCCTTCACCCGCAGCTCTGCCTCAGCGGACTCAGTGGCCAGCAGCGAACTGCGCCAGCAGAGCCCACCGAGCCGCTCGGCGAGCTGCCGCCCCCAGGGGTCGTCCACGTTGACCACCGCCCTGGCCCCTTCGCCGCCGGCCAGCAGGGGCGGGGCAAACAGCAGGGCCTTGGCCTCGAAGTAGGCCTCCATCGAGAGGTGGTAGTCGAGGTGGTCCTGGGTGAGGTTGCTGAACACAGCCCCGGCGAAGTCACAACCGGCCACCCGGCCCTGGTCAAGGGCGTGGGAGCTCACCTCCATCGCCCCGACCCGGGCGCCCGCCGCCACCGCCGCCGCCAGCTGGGCCTGGAGCTGATCAGCGAAGGCGGTGGTGTGGCTGGCCGTCTCGCCATGGCCCGGCCAGCGGTTCACCAGGGTGCCGAACAGGGCGCTGGGGCGGCCGCAGGCCGCCGCCAGATGCTCGATCAGGTGGGTGATGGTGGTCTTGCCATTGGTGCCGGTGACCCCGATCAGGGCCAGCTGGCGGCTGGGGTGATCCCAGAACGCCGCCGCCAGCCGCCCCGCCAGGGGGGCCAGGGGCGCCGGGGCCACCAGCACCGCATCGGCTGGGGAGGGCGGCGCCAGCGCCGCCGCCGCCGGGCTGATCACCGCCGCCACGGCCCCCGCCGC harbors:
- a CDS encoding UDP-N-acetylmuramoyl-L-alanyl-D-glutamate--2,6-diaminopimelate ligase, which codes for MSPLLHPLLQSVGLDVPEGLVNGEVEALSCDSRRVGPGTLFVGLPGQSVDGGSFWPAALAAGAVAAVISPAAAALAPPSPADAVLVAPAPLAPLAGRLAAAFWDHPSRQLALIGVTGTNGKTTITHLIEHLAAACGRPSALFGTLVNRWPGHGETASHTTAFADQLQAQLAAAVAAGARVGAMEVSSHALDQGRVAGCDFAGAVFSNLTQDHLDYHLSMEAYFEAKALLFAPPLLAGGEGARAVVNVDDPWGRQLAERLGGLCWRSSLLATESAEAELRVKDLAFGSSGVSGLLITPLGQGRFDSPLLGRFNLMNLLQAVGALLQQGLPLETLLAAIGRFGGVPGRMERVSTRHDATGPGSTGSGTTAAAPTVLVDYAHTPDGLENALKAARPFAAGRLICVFGCGGDRDRGKRPQMGAIAAALADRVVVTSDNPRTEDPQRILDDVVAGIPAGTDLLVEGDRATAIATTVAQANANDLVLIAGKGHEDYQILGTTRIHFDDREQAEMALRSRAASAPA
- a CDS encoding aminotransferase class V-fold PLP-dependent enzyme — its product is MPALANKTYFNYGGQGPLPTPSLEAINEAFATIQELGPFTSAVWPWLETLTSRLRRTLSAACGVHPHRLALTENVSSGCVLPLWGLPWEPGDQILISDCEHHGVVAACAELARRQGLQLGSFGVKALVGAEGASAPAAALEALERSLTPNTRLVVLSHLLWNTGVEMPMAAVAERLAAHPRRPWLLVDAAQSFGSLAIGPAANAADIYAFTGHKWACGPEGLGGVALSERVLEQAQPTLIGWRNLRQETDEHSGWHRDGRRFEVATSCVPLFAGLLRSLELLEQVGPVAQRLELITERSGRLWRGLNDLPGVEPVLAIPPTAGLVSFRLRGDDPAAVVKTLGERGLWIRSLDQPACLRACTHVTTTEAEVDQLLEALASL
- the aqpZ gene encoding aquaporin Z; the encoded protein is MAAAVPLSRKFLAELIGTFWLVFGGCGSAVLAAVFPYAQADNNPLGLGFLGVSLAFGLTLLTMAYTIGHVSGCHINPAVSFGLWASGRFPGSHLLTYIVAQVLGGVIAGGLLFAIASGRAGFQLTGSNPLATNGFGAHSPGGYGLLPALIIEVVLTFIFLLVILGTTHKDAIKDLAGVPIGLSLVLIHLISIPITNTSVNPARSTGVALWVGGDAVGQLWLFWLAPIVGALLAGWVHRNLLEGRGD